Proteins from a genomic interval of Bacteroidota bacterium:
- the murB gene encoding UDP-N-acetylmuramate dehydrogenase has product MNIGENISLRPYNTFGIDVNARYFMDILSVDDIDSVIKAGHPEFSRLLILGFGSNILFTQDFDGLVLRIGIKGIEKVYEDTDHVGIKAYAGEKWDDLVGYCVENGYAGLENLSLIPGSTGAAPVQNIGAYGAEFGNCFKELEAIHTTTGQFRHFSKSDCAFSYRNSVFKSNLKDQYAILSVTFILNKRAEFNTSYGTIEEELKVMGVRKKNLLNVREAICRIRRSKLPDPALIGNAGSFFKNPSVSLEKYSELKKAYPNMVVFQGDENTYKISAGWLIEDCGWKGKRIGDAGVYPRQALVLVNYGHASGQNILDLASTISQSVKNRFGIDLESEVNIF; this is encoded by the coding sequence ATGAACATTGGCGAAAATATATCCTTAAGACCCTATAACACATTCGGAATTGATGTGAATGCACGGTATTTTATGGATATTCTGTCTGTTGATGATATCGACAGCGTCATTAAAGCCGGTCACCCGGAATTTTCACGACTGCTGATCCTGGGATTCGGAAGTAACATCCTTTTCACGCAGGATTTTGATGGACTTGTGTTAAGGATTGGCATCAAAGGCATTGAAAAGGTTTATGAAGACACTGACCATGTCGGGATTAAAGCATATGCCGGTGAGAAATGGGACGATCTCGTCGGTTATTGTGTTGAAAACGGATATGCCGGATTGGAGAATCTTTCACTCATTCCGGGTAGTACGGGTGCTGCGCCGGTTCAGAATATCGGAGCCTACGGCGCTGAGTTTGGGAATTGTTTCAAAGAGCTGGAAGCTATCCATACTACAACAGGTCAATTCCGGCACTTCTCTAAAAGCGATTGTGCTTTCTCATACCGAAATAGTGTATTTAAAAGCAATTTAAAAGACCAGTATGCGATTCTTTCAGTGACCTTTATTCTGAATAAGAGGGCTGAATTCAATACCAGCTATGGTACGATTGAGGAGGAGCTGAAGGTCATGGGTGTGAGGAAAAAAAATCTATTGAACGTTCGGGAGGCTATCTGCCGCATACGGCGAAGTAAGTTGCCTGACCCGGCACTGATCGGCAATGCCGGTAGTTTTTTTAAAAATCCATCTGTTTCACTGGAAAAGTACAGCGAGTTGAAAAAGGCATATCCAAATATGGTTGTCTTTCAGGGGGACGAAAATACATATAAAATCTCGGCAGGATGGCTCATCGAAGATTGCGGCTGGAAGGGTAAAAGAATTGGTGATGCCGGCGTATACCCCCGGCAGGCACTGGTCTTGGTCAATTATGGACATGCCAGCGGTCAAAACATCCTCGACCTGGCATCAACTATCAGTCAATCAGTAAAAAACCGCTTCGGAATCGACCTGGAAAGTGAAGTAAATATTTTTTAA
- a CDS encoding glycosyltransferase family 1 protein, with the protein MSDKHLHIISFNIPYPPNYGGIIDVFYKLKALHAKGIKIHLHCFEYNRENATELKNYCESVNYYKRRTGIISALSSRPYIVSSRRSEELMRNLLMDDHPILFEGLHSCFYLDDPRLHGRKLIYRESNIEHDYYYNLFKAEKQFFRKLYFLKASIKLRLYEKVLQHATMMLVVSTKDQEYLKNRFHSGHVHFLPSFHGNDEIACKTGRGGYALYHGNLSVAENYHAATFLIKDVFDDINMDLVIAGLNPPAHLKKAARNNTHVRIIENPADEELFGLIRDAHVNILVTFQATGLKLKLLNTLYNGRFVLVNEAMLNGTGLDELCIIGDDSLQLKKHLNDLAKTTFGQDQVNLRSAVLKGNYSNEANADRLIHYIF; encoded by the coding sequence ATGTCTGACAAGCATCTGCATATTATTTCATTCAATATCCCTTACCCTCCCAATTACGGCGGCATCATCGACGTATTCTATAAATTAAAAGCCCTCCATGCCAAAGGGATCAAAATACACCTGCACTGTTTTGAGTACAACAGGGAAAATGCGACTGAACTGAAGAACTATTGTGAAAGCGTAAATTATTATAAACGGAGGACAGGCATTATTTCGGCGTTGTCGTCAAGACCATATATAGTCAGCAGCAGAAGGTCGGAAGAGCTCATGCGAAATTTATTAATGGATGACCATCCCATACTTTTTGAAGGATTGCACAGCTGTTTTTACCTTGATGACCCAAGGCTTCATGGCAGAAAACTGATTTACAGGGAAAGCAACATCGAGCACGATTACTATTACAATCTTTTCAAGGCCGAAAAACAATTTTTCAGAAAACTGTATTTCTTAAAGGCGAGCATCAAATTAAGGCTGTATGAAAAAGTACTGCAGCATGCCACGATGATGCTTGTCGTATCGACAAAAGATCAGGAATACCTCAAAAACCGATTCCACTCCGGCCATGTCCATTTTCTTCCCAGCTTTCATGGTAATGATGAAATTGCATGCAAGACAGGCAGAGGAGGCTATGCATTATACCATGGTAATCTGTCGGTCGCCGAAAATTATCATGCAGCAACTTTTCTCATCAAAGATGTTTTCGATGATATTAACATGGATCTGGTCATTGCCGGATTGAATCCTCCCGCGCATCTTAAAAAGGCCGCCAGAAATAATACGCATGTCAGGATCATAGAAAACCCGGCAGATGAAGAATTATTCGGTTTGATAAGAGATGCACATGTGAACATCCTTGTAACGTTCCAGGCTACAGGATTAAAGTTAAAACTGCTGAATACCCTTTACAACGGCAGGTTTGTACTTGTCAACGAGGCTATGCTGAATGGAACTGGGCTTGATGAGTTGTGTATCATTGGTGATGATAGTTTACAACTCAAGAAGCATCTTAATGACTTAGCCAAAACAACTTTCGGACAGGACCAGGTCAATCTGCGGTCAGCAGTTCTAAAAGGCAACTACTCCAATGAAGCCAATGCCGACCGGTTAATACACTATATTTTCTGA
- a CDS encoding ATP-binding cassette domain-containing protein, which produces MIRENIIEFENLSVYHKNILILSDVNLVIQRGEFVYLVGKTGSGKSSLLKTIYAELPVMEGSARIAGYDLTQLRKRDIPFLRRKLGIVFQDFQLLTDRSVSENLLFVMKATGWKNKRDMDARIREVLEKVGLGTKGFKMPHQLSGGEQQRVSIARALINDPEIILADEPTGNLDPETSEGIMNLLIDISHSGRSVFMATHNYSLFRKFPSRTLRCEDGKVTTSENIVY; this is translated from the coding sequence ATGATCCGGGAAAACATCATTGAATTCGAAAATCTCTCAGTCTACCATAAGAATATTCTTATCCTTTCTGATGTTAATCTTGTCATTCAGAGAGGAGAATTTGTTTATCTTGTCGGAAAGACAGGGTCAGGAAAGAGCAGCCTGTTGAAAACAATCTACGCGGAATTGCCGGTGATGGAAGGCAGCGCCAGAATTGCCGGTTATGATCTTACTCAACTAAGGAAAAGGGACATCCCTTTTCTCAGAAGAAAATTGGGTATCGTTTTCCAGGATTTTCAATTGCTTACCGACAGGAGCGTCAGCGAAAACCTTCTCTTTGTCATGAAGGCTACAGGCTGGAAGAACAAGCGCGATATGGACGCTCGCATCCGGGAGGTATTGGAAAAAGTTGGCCTCGGCACCAAAGGATTCAAGATGCCACATCAGCTTTCCGGCGGCGAGCAGCAGCGCGTTTCGATTGCCCGGGCACTTATCAATGATCCTGAAATAATACTGGCCGATGAACCTACCGGAAACCTGGACCCTGAAACATCTGAAGGCATCATGAACCTGTTGATTGACATCAGTCATTCGGGCCGCTCTGTTTTCATGGCCACACATAATTACTCCCTCTTCAGGAAATTCCCGTCACGCACCCTCAGATGCGAAGATGGTAAAGTAACTACTTCAGAAAATATAGTGTATTAA
- a CDS encoding PqqD family protein has translation MNFFRRYKILRKANYLELTPIRMHEHFTGEDGRVTLIVPKFRNPVFSRWLIPPGRSKAFNIRLDELGSATWLEIDNNSRVRDICDRLITKYGEKVQPVEQRVTKFLTLLYDQRYITFKEVFN, from the coding sequence ATGAACTTCTTCCGCCGTTATAAAATACTCAGGAAAGCCAACTATTTGGAGCTGACACCCATCAGGATGCATGAACATTTTACAGGTGAGGATGGCCGTGTTACACTAATCGTTCCCAAGTTCAGGAATCCTGTGTTCAGCAGGTGGCTGATTCCCCCCGGCCGGTCAAAAGCATTCAACATACGGCTCGACGAGCTGGGATCTGCCACATGGCTTGAAATCGACAACAACAGCAGGGTGCGTGATATTTGTGACCGGCTGATCACGAAATATGGGGAGAAAGTGCAACCTGTTGAGCAGCGGGTCACGAAATTCCTGACACTCCTCTATGATCAGAGGTATATAACTTTTAAGGAGGTATTTAATTGA
- a CDS encoding glycosyltransferase, giving the protein MSEDFTFFYEILCDICGELSRHLWSLNCHLQLCAGQFRCFNLSELKKAIISVINDLVTDQRVDKTAMALHRLGFAVTLVGRRKRDSMAHGKREYSTWRMVLLFEKGPLFYAEYNIRLFFFLLFHKADLLISNDLDTLLANYLISRIKKIPIVYDSHEYFTGVPELVDRPFIQGIWKSIERHILPKLGDTFTVNESIAELYRKEYGIKMKVVRNIPPVRDVGPPLSRPELGLPVDKHIVILQGAGINIQRGAEEAVEAMQHLNDTVLLIVGGGDVIHILKEKVQELRIQDKVIFKPKQPFDRLMHYTMCAEIGLTLDKDTNINYRFSLPNKLFDYIHAGIPVLASNLVEIRKIIEGYDIGLIIDSHDPEHIASKIRFMLDNKEKRRVWKENLEIAADELCWDKEEKILTAAFKKYV; this is encoded by the coding sequence ATGTCAGAGGATTTTACGTTCTTTTATGAAATTCTTTGCGACATTTGCGGAGAATTATCACGTCATTTATGGTCATTAAATTGTCATCTACAGCTATGTGCCGGACAATTCAGATGTTTTAATCTGTCGGAATTGAAAAAAGCCATCATATCTGTCATTAATGATCTTGTAACAGATCAGCGTGTGGACAAGACAGCCATGGCACTACACAGGCTCGGCTTTGCTGTGACGCTTGTGGGCCGGCGGAAGCGCGACAGCATGGCTCACGGCAAAAGGGAATATTCAACATGGCGTATGGTGCTGCTATTCGAAAAAGGTCCGTTATTTTATGCTGAATACAATATCCGCTTATTCTTCTTTTTGCTTTTTCATAAAGCGGATTTGCTCATTTCCAATGATCTGGATACGTTACTGGCCAATTATCTAATATCAAGGATAAAGAAAATACCCATTGTTTATGACAGCCACGAATATTTCACCGGTGTACCGGAATTGGTCGACAGGCCCTTCATACAGGGTATATGGAAAAGTATCGAAAGACATATCCTTCCGAAGCTTGGCGATACTTTTACCGTCAATGAGTCGATAGCGGAACTATACAGAAAAGAATATGGGATTAAGATGAAGGTGGTCAGGAATATTCCTCCGGTGCGGGACGTGGGCCCACCCTTATCGAGGCCGGAACTCGGTTTGCCGGTAGATAAGCATATCGTCATCCTGCAGGGAGCAGGAATCAACATCCAGCGTGGCGCCGAAGAAGCTGTAGAAGCTATGCAGCATCTCAACGATACGGTGCTGCTCATCGTTGGTGGCGGTGATGTCATTCATATCCTGAAAGAAAAGGTGCAGGAACTCAGGATTCAGGACAAAGTTATTTTTAAGCCAAAGCAACCTTTTGACCGGTTAATGCATTATACAATGTGTGCTGAAATCGGTTTGACATTGGACAAGGATACGAATATCAACTACCGTTTCAGCCTGCCTAACAAGCTCTTTGATTACATTCATGCCGGCATTCCGGTTCTTGCATCAAACCTGGTGGAGATCAGAAAGATCATTGAAGGATATGATATTGGTCTGATCATCGACAGTCATGATCCCGAACATATTGCATCAAAGATCAGGTTTATGCTCGACAATAAAGAAAAACGCAGGGTGTGGAAAGAAAACCTGGAAATTGCCGCTGACGAGCTGTGCTGGGATAAAGAAGAAAAAATCCTGACCGCGGCCTTTAAAAAATATGTCTGA